In the Sediminibacter sp. Hel_I_10 genome, one interval contains:
- a CDS encoding head GIN domain-containing protein: protein MKTILLALAALLSFSCTQAQWGNGKKIKGNGSTTIITRSTSDYDAIHCSGSFDYILVAGTEGKITIEGEGNLLEYIVTEVSGNKLIIKTNNNVNLQPSRNKTIKITIPFKDIDDVSLSGSGDLWNEDLINADSFSTAITGSGDIILNVKTKSIKARVTGSGDLTLKGTTENLDAGVTGSGDFHGFDLNSENTEVSVTGSGDAQVVSTENLKARVSGSGDIKYKGNPKKEDTKVAGSGSIEN, encoded by the coding sequence ATGAAAACAATTCTATTAGCATTAGCAGCACTATTAAGCTTTTCTTGTACTCAGGCACAATGGGGAAATGGAAAAAAAATTAAAGGTAATGGATCAACCACCATCATTACCAGAAGCACTTCTGATTATGATGCCATCCATTGTTCAGGGTCCTTCGATTACATTTTAGTAGCAGGAACCGAAGGAAAAATCACTATAGAGGGCGAAGGCAACTTGCTAGAATATATTGTAACAGAAGTGAGCGGGAATAAGCTTATCATCAAAACCAATAACAATGTCAACTTACAGCCCAGCAGAAACAAAACCATTAAAATCACCATCCCCTTTAAGGATATTGACGATGTTTCTTTATCTGGATCCGGAGATCTCTGGAATGAAGACTTAATTAATGCAGACAGTTTCTCTACCGCAATAACAGGATCTGGAGATATTATCTTGAATGTTAAAACAAAGTCAATAAAAGCGCGTGTAACAGGCTCTGGAGATCTTACATTAAAAGGAACTACTGAAAATTTAGATGCTGGTGTTACAGGATCGGGCGATTTTCATGGTTTTGATTTAAACTCAGAAAACACCGAAGTATCGGTTACAGGTTCAGGGGATGCTCAAGTGGTTTCTACCGAAAATTTAAAGGCTCGCGTTAGTGGATCGGGAGATATAAAATACAAAGGAAACCCGAAGAAAGAAGACACTAAAGTGGCTGGGTCTGGGAGTATTGAGAATTAG
- a CDS encoding lipocalin family protein — MNLIKHTFKILAFLILTLMLSCDNEPYEGGFSGNQENNCLIASQNTQEAILNFVGANVDNYVQVCTAYKAALQAQIQTCGDPNGDLLALVNQVGDCSESTPDPCQLATTAADAAEIALEEAGADNYTPLCNAYKAALENVIDACGDEDGSIQDTIDGLDCSSNQTNAGIIGTWRITSLTSNGVEELEEELDNSGICYWHEVYTESTLVEIDFSGDNCDVEDAGAPIDYTIDMDIISFANGDDSVEILQLTETTLIYQDVYSEMGEDFTDIYTFEKQ, encoded by the coding sequence ATGAATTTAATAAAACACACTTTTAAAATTTTAGCTTTTTTAATTTTAACCTTAATGTTAAGCTGTGACAATGAGCCTTACGAAGGTGGTTTTTCAGGAAATCAGGAAAACAATTGTTTGATAGCTTCACAAAACACGCAAGAAGCTATATTAAATTTTGTTGGTGCAAATGTGGATAATTATGTACAGGTATGTACTGCTTATAAAGCGGCCTTACAAGCTCAAATACAGACTTGTGGCGATCCTAATGGTGATCTTTTAGCTTTAGTGAACCAAGTAGGGGACTGTTCTGAATCTACCCCAGATCCTTGTCAATTGGCAACCACGGCTGCAGATGCTGCTGAAATAGCATTGGAAGAGGCAGGCGCAGATAATTATACACCATTGTGCAATGCCTATAAGGCTGCGTTGGAAAATGTTATTGATGCTTGTGGTGATGAGGATGGAAGTATTCAAGATACTATAGACGGTCTCGACTGTAGCTCCAATCAAACTAATGCCGGCATTATCGGTACTTGGAGAATAACCTCATTGACATCTAACGGTGTTGAAGAATTAGAAGAAGAGTTAGATAATTCTGGAATTTGTTATTGGCATGAAGTTTATACGGAATCAACTTTAGTAGAAATTGATTTTTCAGGAGATAATTGTGATGTTGAGGATGCGGGTGCACCAATAGATTATACTATTGATATGGATATAATTTCTTTTGCAAATGGGGACGATTCTGTAGAAATATTACAATTGACAGAAACTACATTAATCTATCAAGATGTTTATTCTGAAATGGGTGAAGATTTTACTGATATTTACACTTTTGAAAAGCAGTAG